In Ktedonobacterales bacterium, the genomic stretch AGGCGCTGCGCGCGTGTTATGACCCTTGCTGTCGGGAGCGCGGAGTGAGTGTGGTTGATCTGGGGCTGATTCAAGCGGTGCAGGTAGAGGGTGGGCAGGTCTCGGTGACGATGCTGCTGACGAGCGGCTGGTATCCGTTTTCGGCGCATCTGGAGCAGATCGTCGAGGCGGAGGTCCGGCGGCTGCCAGGCGTGGAGCAGGCCCATGTAGAGGTGGTCTGGCATCCGGTCTGGACACCTGCGCGCATGTCCGATGAGGCGCGGCATCGCCTGACGCTGCCAATGGCCCAATTGCTGCCGCTGCGCGAGGCGCTGTCAGGGGAGCGCGAAGACGCCGCGCCCTCCTCCTGATGCCAGGGCTATTTAATAGTCAGTAAAGAACGAAGGAGAAGGCGGACAGCCAAAGTAGGGTGCGCATCCAGGCGGCGCATCAACTGGGGAGCATTGCGCACCCCCAAGAAGTCGAACAGAGCCAGAACCAGATTGTTGAGAGCCGCTACCACTTGAGGTGCTGCCCCTTTGCGGACCTGGCAGTGATCTTCACGGAGGGTCACATCGCGCCTCCAATGCAAGCGGTTTTCGATGTGCCAATGCGCCCGGACCAACGCCAATAGACGCGAGGCGTCCGCCTGTTTTGGAGACAGGCTGCTGATGCCGTAGATTGTCTGGCTGCGCTTCTGTCCCCGCTGTTCAACGCTGCGCCGCAGGCAAAAGACCTGTTCGACACCCGACCAGGTGGAGGCCAGGAACTCGTTCAGTTCGGTGCTGGCAATGAGTTCGCGCCGTTCCAGCCGTCCATGTCCCTTGGTGCAGGTTGCTGCTTGCCGCCAATCCCGACAATCGGGCGGTGGCTCGCTGAAGAAGAGGCGCAAGTCTTCCTCCAGCGTGGGCTGATTGGCCTTGGCGAACAGGACGTAATCGCCTCCACAGCGGATAATCTGGGCACAGCACCCGCGTTGGGTGTGCAGGGCGTCCGCTGTCACGATGCGTCCGGTGACGTGGGCGGGCGTGAGCAGGGTAGCTTCCAGCGTGATCTCATTGCCTTTGTCAGGCACCGCCTGTTGGGCCAGAACCACGCCCGTCTGGGCCTCATAGAGCGCGACCAGATGGCAACTCGGCTCATCAGGAGCAGCATGGCCGAGTGTACCCCGCAGCGTTTTCCCATCTAAGACCACCTGGTCGTGCTGCTCGTGTGCATCTGCTTGAGTCAGCAATCGGCTTGGCTCCCCTGCGCAGCGGCGCTCAGCTTCCAGCCGCGTCAGCCAACTAGCGAGCAGGTGTGTGACCTCCTGGTCATCCACCATGCGTAACACGTTGCTGTAGGTCGCCACACAAGGAAACTGCTGACGGGCAGCAGGCAACACTTGATGCAGCCAGTCCGCGCGGAGCCGCACCCACTCGGCAATGGCGGCCAGCGTGGTCATCCCTGCCAATTTGCCTAAAGTCAGCAGGCTCAGAACCAACACTAGGCTATACCGCTTCCCGCGTGGTCGCCGCCTATCAGTTATCTGTTCAAAGACGTGATAGAGGGACAAGGCAGCTATCTCCTGCTCGTGGTCGACGGGGGCCAAGGCTCGGTGGAACGTGTTAGAGTGCATAGAGGGCCAGGTCTCGCTTTCAATGAGGATGAGTGTTCGCTCATTGTAGCAAGGCATGGCTCCCTTCTTCTCTGCTTCTGGACTTTTAAATAGCCCTGTCCTGATGCTGCCTCGATTGACACCCTTTCTGGCGCGGTGCGATAATCAGTGGTATGAACAGCAGGGGTCTCCACCTTCACCACGTTTCCTCTTCATATAGACATACATCCACCCGCTGGGGTCTTGCGCTGGCCCTCTGGCTGCTGGCGCTGCTGGCGTTGGGCGGCTGCGCCAACCCAACTACCGATCTG encodes the following:
- a CDS encoding metal-sulfur cluster assembly factor; translated protein: MLPSDSFPGDASALPDHPLDFAEGMAHPDTRGASDGRLDREVVIEALRACYDPCCRERGVSVVDLGLIQAVQVEGGQVSVTMLLTSGWYPFSAHLEQIVEAEVRRLPGVEQAHVEVVWHPVWTPARMSDEARHRLTLPMAQLLPLREALSGEREDAAPSS
- a CDS encoding ISAs1 family transposase, which translates into the protein MPCYNERTLILIESETWPSMHSNTFHRALAPVDHEQEIAALSLYHVFEQITDRRRPRGKRYSLVLVLSLLTLGKLAGMTTLAAIAEWVRLRADWLHQVLPAARQQFPCVATYSNVLRMVDDQEVTHLLASWLTRLEAERRCAGEPSRLLTQADAHEQHDQVVLDGKTLRGTLGHAAPDEPSCHLVALYEAQTGVVLAQQAVPDKGNEITLEATLLTPAHVTGRIVTADALHTQRGCCAQIIRCGGDYVLFAKANQPTLEEDLRLFFSEPPPDCRDWRQAATCTKGHGRLERRELIASTELNEFLASTWSGVEQVFCLRRSVEQRGQKRSQTIYGISSLSPKQADASRLLALVRAHWHIENRLHWRRDVTLREDHCQVRKGAAPQVVAALNNLVLALFDFLGVRNAPQLMRRLDAHPTLAVRLLLRSLLTIK